A stretch of DNA from Nitrosopumilus zosterae:
ACCGATATGTGATTCATCATATACTGTCACTCCGCATAGGTAAATTTTTACTTTTTTTGAAATATCTAACTCCTGTTCCGAATTTAACAATGTATTGTGAATCTTCATTTTTAATCTCTGTCTGGCTTTGGTGCAGGCAATCTTTTATGTTCACTGTTTTTATTTTGTGAATATATTTTTTCAACTAAGGATTTATCAATTTGAGTCAATTCAGCAGTTTCTCCAATTGATTTCTTTTTATCAAATAAACAGTACAGGATAGAATCTATCTCCTCATATGATGCTCCTAATTCTTCTTCTGCTTCATGCTCTTTCCACAAATGAGGACTGCTTCTTTTTGCAATTACATTCTCAGGAACCCCTAGATATTTTGCAATTTCTCTTACCTGTAATTTGTATAATGAGATGATTGGTGTAATATCGGACGCACCGTCTCCGTATTTTGTAAAATATCCTAACAAGTACTCGCTTTTATCACTAGACCCTAAAACTAGATAGTTTTTGGAATTTGCATAGTAGTACAAAATATTCGCTCTGACTCTTGCGCGTAGATTTCCTTTTGCCAAGTTATTTGGCTCAACGTACATTGAATATTCATTTACAATTGGTTTTATGTCAATAAGCTTGTATTCTATACCTGTCAGTGCAATCATTTTGAGTGCATCCTCTGTTTCAGATTTTGGTGTGATTAATGTGTCTGGCATAATTAGTGCAATTGTTTTCTCTTTGAGTTGTCGTTTACAGAGATAAGCTAAAACTGCTGAATCGATTCCCCCGCTTAATCCTAAAATTAATCCATTGACATGATTTTTTTCTATTTGATCCGATAGAAATTTCTCTAATGTCTGTGTAATTAATGCATAATCTTTATTTTTGATTTCGTTAATTATCTCTTGATTCAATAATCAGTGTTGATTATTTCTGAGGATAAAAATTCTACTTAATTTGAGTGAAAATCAGTTCATTTTGCACACACATTATGCCTTATGCTGAATCATTATTTGTAAATTATAGGAAAATTCATGCAATCCATAATGCATACCTGACACAAAGGGAGAACTCTTCCCTCTTTATTCATTTACAGATTAAAAATGACCTGAAATTTTTTGGGATTTGATTTATTGATTTTCTAAAATCTCAAATAATGTTGATGCTATTTCTTCATCTTGATATTTCAAAATTAATTGATGAATACCTATTTGTGAATCACCTGTTATGTGAATTGGGGTATAAATATCTCCATTTCTTGCTGCGTATGTTGTAATTTCTATCTGTGATTTATCTGGTGCAATTATGACAAATGTGATCTGTGAACCTCTGCTGTAATCTTCGATGTATCCAAAAATCACCACTTGTTGATAACTGTGCCTTGATTGAGGCTGCTCAAATTTCTCTTCATTTACTGCAATGAATGTCGCACTCTCTAATTCTTCTGCAAATGAAAGTTGCGCAAATCCTATCACTATGATTCCAAACAATACTGGAAGAATTACATTGCCTGACAATACTCTTGTATAATTTATTGGCATTAAACACTGAGGGAATAATTTGAAGAAACGTTGTTCCGTTGTGGAATATTTGTTTGATTTTGAGTGAACAGACTGTGCCTGATTTTTAAAATTTATTGATTGAAAATTGGCATTTTAGATATCGACATAAATACCGTCATCTCTTGCTTCAACTTTGTATGTCTCTAGTTTGACATCTTTGAGATAGTCTGTTAGTTCTCCTGTTTTGATATTATAATGCCAAAAATGCAATGGACATTCTACAATGTCTCCCTCTAATTTACCTGGGGCAATTGAACCATCCTGATGAACGCAAAGATCATCTATTGCATGATACCCGTCTTGATTAAAAACTGCAATTTGTTTTCCTTCGATTTTGAATGCTTTACCTTTTCCTGCCCCAACTTCGCCTTTTTCAGCAATCTTTTTCCAAGTCAATGGTTTTCTGACATTTTTGTCATTTATTTAGATTCGCATGATAGAATTTTATAGTCCCATTCAAGGATTTTATTATTGAGCAAAGTAAAGTCCAATCCTAAATTGATCAAAGAAGGTAAGCTATCATACGAGTGGGCCAGATCACACATGCAAATTCTTGATAATACTATTAATCGATTCAAAAAATCAAAACCTCTGAAAGGTGTAACTCTTGGATTCTGCTTACATATTACAAAGGAGACTTCGGTTTTATTAATGGGCGCAAAAGAACTTGGTGCTACTGTGGCATGTTGTGGTGGGAATCCATTGACTACACAAGATGATATTGCCGCCTTTTTAGCATCACAGGGAATTCATGTTTATGCATGGCATGGTCAATCTGTCAAAGAATATGATTGGTGTATTGATCAAGTGTTAAAACACAAACCTACAATTTTGACTGATGATGGGGCTGATATGAACATCAAAGCTCACTTTGATAAGAGATTCAACACCATGAAGATTCTTGGTGCTACTGAAGAAACCACTGCAGGTGTTACTCGAATCAGAGCTGTAGAAAATCAGGGAAAGCTTCGTTATCCTGTAATTTTAGTAAATGAAGCTTATACAAAACACATGTTTGATAATAGGTATGGCACTGGACAAAGTACCATTGATGGTTATCTTAGGGCAATGAATTTACTTATGGCGTCAAAACGTGTTGTGGTAATTGGATATGGTTGGGTTGGACGCGGTGTCGCATCACGATTCCAAGGAATGGGTTCCAAGGTAATTGTAACTGAAATTGATCCTGTAAAAGCACTTGAGGCTCATATGGATGGCTTTGAAGTCATGCCGATGTCTCAGGCCGCAAAAATCGGTGACATGTTTGTCACATGTACTGGTATGACTAGTGTAATTAGAAAAGAGCATATCTTGCAAATGAAAAACGGTGCAATCATGGGTAATGTGGGCCACTTTGATGTGGAAATTGACAGTAAATTCTTGTTAAAGCAGTCAAAATCAGTTAAAGAAGTAAGGCCTAATCTTGATGAATGTACTTTGAAAAATGGTAAAGTTGTCTATCTGATTGGACAAGGTAGACTTGCAAATCTGGTTGCAGCAGAAGGACATCCGCCAGAGGTTATGGCACAATCATTTTCAAACCAAATTTTGTCTGTTTTGTATATTCTTAAGAATCACAACAAAATGGAAAATAAAATTATCAATGTTCCTGAAGAAATTGATAAACAAGTAGCAATTGATGCACTAGCTGCAATGAATGTTAAAATTGATAAACTCACCCCAGAGCAAGTAAAGTATGCAAATAGCTGGTAAAACTTCTTAACCTCAATACAGTTCTTGACAGTATCTGATGAATAACAAAGCCATAGTTACAAGTGCATTACCGTATGCCAATGGAGAAATTCATTTGGGTCATGTTGCATCCACTTATCTCCCAGCAGATGTCACAACTAGATTCCTAAAACTAAATGGGGTTGAGGCATATTATGTCTGCGCATCCGATGATTTTGGAACTCCTATTCTGATTCAATCTGAGAAAGAGGGTAAGACTCCTGCAGAATACGTTGCTTATTGGAATAAACGTGATTATGATGATTTTTCAGCGTTTAACATACAATTTGATTATTTCTACAAGACTAGTTCTACAGAAAATATTGCATTTGTTCAAGATGTTTTTAAAAAATTAAATGATGCAGGACATATCTATGAGCAAGAAATCATTCAATTCTATTGTAATAATGATCAAAAATTCTTGCCTGACAGATATGTAAAAGGCACATGTCCTTATTGTAAAGCAGAGGATCAATATTCTGATCTTTGTGAAAGTTGTGGTCGCGTGCCTGAGGAAATTACGGATCCTAAATGCTCTCTTTGTGGTCAATTGCCAACCAAAGAAAAAACAAAACACTATTTTTTCAAACTCAAAAATTTTGGAGATTCTCTAACTAAATGGCTTGAAGAAAATGAACATCTGCAAAAAGATGTTAAAAAATACGTCCAAAATTGGATTAAATCTGGATTGATTGACTGGGATATCACTCGTGATATTTCTTGGGGTGTTCCAGTTCCACTTGACGATGCAAAGGGCAAAGTCTTCTATGGTTGGTTTGATAATCATCTTGCATACATTTCTACTGCATTGAAATTCCTAAACGATAAAGGAATTAATGGAAAAGAGTTTTGGAATTCTGCAGACATTTATCATTTTATTGGAAAAGACATTGTGTATCATCATTATCTTTTCTTACCTGCCATGAGGTTGGGGATAGGCAGTGAATACAAATTGCCTGATTACATCCCTACACGAGGACATCTTACTCTTCAAGGAAAGAAAATTTCTAAAAGCAGAAACTGGTATATTGGTTTAAAACAATTTTTGGAATTTTATCCTGCAGATTATCTGAGATATTATCTTGTATCAATTAATCCGTATTCTCAGGACGATTTGAATTTTGATTGGGATGATTTTACAACACGAATTAATTCTGAACTAATTGGAAATCTTGGAAATTTTGTTAATCGTGCATTAGGATTCACCAAAAAAGCATTTGATGGAAAAGTTCCCGAAATCGACTCCTTTGATGAAAAAGATTTAGAGGCTGAAGACAAGATAAAAAATCTTGCAGCAGATGTTGGTGGTCTTTTGGAGCAGAATCATCTTGATAGGGCATTAAAGCGAATAATGGAATTCTCATCCTTCTTTAACACATATTTTCAGCACAAAGAACCTTGGAAAAAAGGACCAGGAACTGCAAACTGTGTATTTCTTTCAGTAAATGCTGCAAGAAGTATTGCTATTGCTCTTTTCCCATTTCTGCCTGAATCTTCCCAAAAAATCTGGGTACAGTTGGGACTAGATGGTAACGTTATTGATTTCTCCTGGAATGATCTCTCTAAATTTGCCGTTGCTCCTGGACATGTTCTAGGTGACGCATCTCCGTTGTTTGTAAAAGTTGAAGAATCTGATATTGAAAAGCACAAAAAGCAACTTGGATCCTTTGAGAAATAATGACTCCTATCCCACGAATATCTACTAGGGGATACTATGATCTTTCTAATGGCAAAACTCTCAAAACCAATCCATACTATTTGTATCCAAAAAAAGATTTTAAAAAATTAACAAATTCTAAAGAACTCACAATTATGATTCACGGGTTGAGAAATGACCGTGCAGGAGCTGTTGCCAAGGTATTGTTAGCAAAAAATAGATTACGAAAATTGGGATATTCTCACCCTGTAGTTGGTTTTAGTTATGATTCCAACACAACAGGGGCTCATCTGGTAAAACATGCAAAACATGCCCTTGCAGTAGGGCAAAGCATCGCAAAGAAAAATGGGCGTAATCTTGGGTTGTTTATTGAAGATTTCAAAAGTTCTAGTCCTGACACAAGAATTAGACTAATGGGCCACTCTTTAGGATCTCAGGTGATATTAAGTACGCTAGAGTATCTCTCAAAAAAGAAACAAAATATTGGGATAATCGAAGCT
This window harbors:
- a CDS encoding NAD+ synthase, with the protein product MNQEIINEIKNKDYALITQTLEKFLSDQIEKNHVNGLILGLSGGIDSAVLAYLCKRQLKEKTIALIMPDTLITPKSETEDALKMIALTGIEYKLIDIKPIVNEYSMYVEPNNLAKGNLRARVRANILYYYANSKNYLVLGSSDKSEYLLGYFTKYGDGASDITPIISLYKLQVREIAKYLGVPENVIAKRSSPHLWKEHEAEEELGASYEEIDSILYCLFDKKKSIGETAELTQIDKSLVEKIYSQNKNSEHKRLPAPKPDRD
- a CDS encoding Rieske (2Fe-2S) protein translates to MTWKKIAEKGEVGAGKGKAFKIEGKQIAVFNQDGYHAIDDLCVHQDGSIAPGKLEGDIVECPLHFWHYNIKTGELTDYLKDVKLETYKVEARDDGIYVDI
- a CDS encoding adenosylhomocysteinase — its product is MSKVKSNPKLIKEGKLSYEWARSHMQILDNTINRFKKSKPLKGVTLGFCLHITKETSVLLMGAKELGATVACCGGNPLTTQDDIAAFLASQGIHVYAWHGQSVKEYDWCIDQVLKHKPTILTDDGADMNIKAHFDKRFNTMKILGATEETTAGVTRIRAVENQGKLRYPVILVNEAYTKHMFDNRYGTGQSTIDGYLRAMNLLMASKRVVVIGYGWVGRGVASRFQGMGSKVIVTEIDPVKALEAHMDGFEVMPMSQAAKIGDMFVTCTGMTSVIRKEHILQMKNGAIMGNVGHFDVEIDSKFLLKQSKSVKEVRPNLDECTLKNGKVVYLIGQGRLANLVAAEGHPPEVMAQSFSNQILSVLYILKNHNKMENKIINVPEEIDKQVAIDALAAMNVKIDKLTPEQVKYANSW
- the metG gene encoding methionine--tRNA ligase, with product MNNKAIVTSALPYANGEIHLGHVASTYLPADVTTRFLKLNGVEAYYVCASDDFGTPILIQSEKEGKTPAEYVAYWNKRDYDDFSAFNIQFDYFYKTSSTENIAFVQDVFKKLNDAGHIYEQEIIQFYCNNDQKFLPDRYVKGTCPYCKAEDQYSDLCESCGRVPEEITDPKCSLCGQLPTKEKTKHYFFKLKNFGDSLTKWLEENEHLQKDVKKYVQNWIKSGLIDWDITRDISWGVPVPLDDAKGKVFYGWFDNHLAYISTALKFLNDKGINGKEFWNSADIYHFIGKDIVYHHYLFLPAMRLGIGSEYKLPDYIPTRGHLTLQGKKISKSRNWYIGLKQFLEFYPADYLRYYLVSINPYSQDDLNFDWDDFTTRINSELIGNLGNFVNRALGFTKKAFDGKVPEIDSFDEKDLEAEDKIKNLAADVGGLLEQNHLDRALKRIMEFSSFFNTYFQHKEPWKKGPGTANCVFLSVNAARSIAIALFPFLPESSQKIWVQLGLDGNVIDFSWNDLSKFAVAPGHVLGDASPLFVKVEESDIEKHKKQLGSFEK
- a CDS encoding DUF726 domain-containing protein: MTPIPRISTRGYYDLSNGKTLKTNPYYLYPKKDFKKLTNSKELTIMIHGLRNDRAGAVAKVLLAKNRLRKLGYSHPVVGFSYDSNTTGAHLVKHAKHALAVGQSIAKKNGRNLGLFIEDFKSSSPDTRIRLMGHSLGSQVILSTLEYLSKKKQNIGIIEAVYFFGASITEDIPSSKKFGKILQSIVNKKIINHFAPSDEVLIWADNEKYVKGCLGLNGAIGNPVSKYHQKLVKPKNHRFASYAEVLKSFP